In Nymphaea colorata isolate Beijing-Zhang1983 chromosome 5, ASM883128v2, whole genome shotgun sequence, one genomic interval encodes:
- the LOC116254085 gene encoding transcription factor bHLH140 isoform X2 — translation MAAEQSGVWQGNCEGGKPIVLILVGAPGSGKSTFCNNVMKGALRQWVRVCQDIIANGKAGTKVQCLKKASDALKERKNVFIDRCNLERGQRAEFIQLGKQQADVHAVVLDLPAQLCIARSVKRTEHEGGLKGGSAAAVVNRMLQKKEMPKLNEGFSRISFCHTEADVEDSVDTYRKLGPSDSLTPGCFGQRSSDAKVQVGIMKFLKKLQPSENADVCQVSDFEKDKEAKEGPSGEELKEPIPSSGLLDTRVKGRHNLSKDVFVADYYTLAFPSISTSDFQFSLEKASEIIVEEVSEFLSKTENLRLVLVDLTEQSRILAMVNAKAVQRKIDKKRFCTFVGDITRLYSGECLRCNVIANAANWRLKPGGGGVNAAIFNAAGEDFERATKSQAQTLNPGNAVAVPLPADSLLFRREGISHVIHVLGPNMNPNRPNYLGKDYVKGCDVLRRAYSSLFCSFASIAQTAKLPVEHSQKCITGPIGENHIQENLNDHSIKDAEQKVKREGLRELDTESNKKCKGESPVLPKGDLSHSSFGCKRYSTGSSVDGPLEDMPARAETNVERKEKSINEYNKSWASWAQCLYHIAMHPDEHREEVIELSESTVTIYDLYPKAKKHLLIVARLHGLDSLADVCKEHIQLLKEMQSVGLRSLRCVSCIFMSSARTLSLHI, via the exons ATGGCTGCAGAGCAATCCGGCGTTTGGCAAG GAAATTGTGAGGGTGGCAAACCCATCGTCCTGATCCTAGTGGGAGCTCCCGGTAGCGGGAAGTCTACCTTCTGCAATAACGTCATGAAGGGTGCTTTGAGGCAATGGGTTCGCGTCTGTCAG GACATTATTGCTAATGGAAAAGCTGGGACGAAAGTCCAGTGCTTAAAAAAAGCATCTGATGcattaaaggaaagaaaaaatgtgtttattGATAGGTGCAATTTAGAAAGAGGGCAAAGAGCTGAGTTCATTCAGCTTGGCAAGCAGCAAGCAGATGTGCACGCAGTAGTCCTTGATCTTCCTGCTCAACTGTGCATTGCACGGTCAGTAAAGCGTACTGAACATGAAGGAGGTCTGAAAGGTGGCAGTGCTGCGGCAGTTGTAAACCGGATGCTCCAGAAGAAAGAGATGCCAAAATTAAATGAAGGATTCTCTCGCATTAGTTTTTGCCATACCGAAGCTGATGTTGAAGATTCTGTTGATACATATAGGAAATTGGGCCCATCAGATAGCCTTACACCTGGATGTTTTGGTCAGAGAAGCTCTGATGCCAAAGTTCAAGTTGGtataatgaagtttctaaaGAAGTTACAGCCATCTGAAAATGCCGATGTTTGTCAGGTTTCcgattttgaaaaagataaagaagcaaaagagggTCCCAGTGGAGAAGAACTGAAAGAACCTATTCCATCCTCTGGCCTTTTGGATACACGTGTTAAAGGGAGACATAATTTGTCTAAGGATGTCTTTGTTGCTGATTACTATACACTAGCATTTCCATCAATATCAACCTCTGATTTCCAATTTAGTCTTGAGAAAGCATCTGAAATTATCGTTGAGGAGGTCAGTGAATTCTTGAGCAAGACAGAGAATTTGAGATTGGTTCTCGTTGACTTAACAGAACAGTCAAGGATTTTGGCTATGGTCAATGCTAAAGCTGTCCAGAGGAAGATTGATAAAAAAAGATTCTGTACATTTGTTGGTGACATTACTCGTCTCTATTCTGGTGAATGTTTAAGGTGTAATGTAATTGCAAATGCTGCCAACTg GCGCTTGAAACCTGGTGGAGGTGGGGTTAATGCTGCCATATTTAATGCTGCTGGTGAAGATTTTGAGCGTGCAACCAAGAGTCAGGCTCAAACCCTGAATCCTGGGAATGCTGTTGCTGTACCTCTACCTGCAGATTCCCTTCTCTTTAGAAGAGAAGGCATCAGTCATGTCATTCATGTCCTTGGGCCAAATATGAACCCAAATAGGCCAAACTATCTTGGAAAGGACTATGTGAAAGGATGTGATGTTCTTCGAAGAGCTTACTCatctcttttttgttcttttgcatCTATTGCTCAGACTGCTAAGTTACCAGTGGAGCACAGTCAGAAATGTATCACAGGACCAATAGGAGAAAACCATATTCAGGAAAATCTCAATGATCACTCCATAAAGGATGCAGAACAGAAAGTCAAAAGGGAGGGACTAAGAGAACTAGATACTGAAAGTAACAAGAAGTGCAAAGGAGAGTCTCCTGTACTTCCTAAAGGTGACTTGTCCCATAGTTCTTTTGGTTGCAAACGTTATAGCACTGGTTCTTCTGTAGATGGACCACTTGAGGATATGCCTGCACGTGCAGAGACAAATGttgaaaggaaggaaaagagcATTAATGAGTATAACAAGTCATGGGCTTCATGGGCACAATGCCTATATCACATTGCTATGCATCCTGATGAGCACAGAGAGGAAGTTATTGAACTATCGGAGTCCACTGTCACGATTTACGATCTATACCCTAAG GCAAAAAAGCACTTGCTGATAGTTGCTAGACTGCATGGACTGGATAGCCTTGCTGATGTGTGCAAAGAGCACATTCAATTGTTAAAAGAAATGCAATCCGTGGGGCTGAG GTCCCTTCGATGCGTCAgctgcatcttcatgtcatcaGCCAGGACTTTGAGTCTACATATTTAA
- the LOC116254085 gene encoding transcription factor bHLH140 isoform X1 produces MAAEQSGVWQGNCEGGKPIVLILVGAPGSGKSTFCNNVMKGALRQWVRVCQDIIANGKAGTKVQCLKKASDALKERKNVFIDRCNLERGQRAEFIQLGKQQADVHAVVLDLPAQLCIARSVKRTEHEGGLKGGSAAAVVNRMLQKKEMPKLNEGFSRISFCHTEADVEDSVDTYRKLGPSDSLTPGCFGQRSSDAKVQVGIMKFLKKLQPSENADVCQVSDFEKDKEAKEGPSGEELKEPIPSSGLLDTRVKGRHNLSKDVFVADYYTLAFPSISTSDFQFSLEKASEIIVEEVSEFLSKTENLRLVLVDLTEQSRILAMVNAKAVQRKIDKKRFCTFVGDITRLYSGECLRCNVIANAANWRLKPGGGGVNAAIFNAAGEDFERATKSQAQTLNPGNAVAVPLPADSLLFRREGISHVIHVLGPNMNPNRPNYLGKDYVKGCDVLRRAYSSLFCSFASIAQTAKLPVEHSQKCITGPIGENHIQENLNDHSIKDAEQKVKREGLRELDTESNKKCKGESPVLPKGDLSHSSFGCKRYSTGSSVDGPLEDMPARAETNVERKEKSINEYNKSWASWAQCLYHIAMHPDEHREEVIELSESTVTIYDLYPKAKKHLLIVARLHGLDSLADVCKEHIQLLKEMQSVGLRWVKKFTSEDPSTGFRLGYHSVPSMRQLHLHVISQDFESTYLKHKKHWNSFNTPFFRDSVDVIEELENHGKVSIKEESFLSMELRCHRCRSAHPNIPHLKCHIQKCSASFPASLLTHGRLYYTLPQNLGSDGV; encoded by the exons ATGGCTGCAGAGCAATCCGGCGTTTGGCAAG GAAATTGTGAGGGTGGCAAACCCATCGTCCTGATCCTAGTGGGAGCTCCCGGTAGCGGGAAGTCTACCTTCTGCAATAACGTCATGAAGGGTGCTTTGAGGCAATGGGTTCGCGTCTGTCAG GACATTATTGCTAATGGAAAAGCTGGGACGAAAGTCCAGTGCTTAAAAAAAGCATCTGATGcattaaaggaaagaaaaaatgtgtttattGATAGGTGCAATTTAGAAAGAGGGCAAAGAGCTGAGTTCATTCAGCTTGGCAAGCAGCAAGCAGATGTGCACGCAGTAGTCCTTGATCTTCCTGCTCAACTGTGCATTGCACGGTCAGTAAAGCGTACTGAACATGAAGGAGGTCTGAAAGGTGGCAGTGCTGCGGCAGTTGTAAACCGGATGCTCCAGAAGAAAGAGATGCCAAAATTAAATGAAGGATTCTCTCGCATTAGTTTTTGCCATACCGAAGCTGATGTTGAAGATTCTGTTGATACATATAGGAAATTGGGCCCATCAGATAGCCTTACACCTGGATGTTTTGGTCAGAGAAGCTCTGATGCCAAAGTTCAAGTTGGtataatgaagtttctaaaGAAGTTACAGCCATCTGAAAATGCCGATGTTTGTCAGGTTTCcgattttgaaaaagataaagaagcaaaagagggTCCCAGTGGAGAAGAACTGAAAGAACCTATTCCATCCTCTGGCCTTTTGGATACACGTGTTAAAGGGAGACATAATTTGTCTAAGGATGTCTTTGTTGCTGATTACTATACACTAGCATTTCCATCAATATCAACCTCTGATTTCCAATTTAGTCTTGAGAAAGCATCTGAAATTATCGTTGAGGAGGTCAGTGAATTCTTGAGCAAGACAGAGAATTTGAGATTGGTTCTCGTTGACTTAACAGAACAGTCAAGGATTTTGGCTATGGTCAATGCTAAAGCTGTCCAGAGGAAGATTGATAAAAAAAGATTCTGTACATTTGTTGGTGACATTACTCGTCTCTATTCTGGTGAATGTTTAAGGTGTAATGTAATTGCAAATGCTGCCAACTg GCGCTTGAAACCTGGTGGAGGTGGGGTTAATGCTGCCATATTTAATGCTGCTGGTGAAGATTTTGAGCGTGCAACCAAGAGTCAGGCTCAAACCCTGAATCCTGGGAATGCTGTTGCTGTACCTCTACCTGCAGATTCCCTTCTCTTTAGAAGAGAAGGCATCAGTCATGTCATTCATGTCCTTGGGCCAAATATGAACCCAAATAGGCCAAACTATCTTGGAAAGGACTATGTGAAAGGATGTGATGTTCTTCGAAGAGCTTACTCatctcttttttgttcttttgcatCTATTGCTCAGACTGCTAAGTTACCAGTGGAGCACAGTCAGAAATGTATCACAGGACCAATAGGAGAAAACCATATTCAGGAAAATCTCAATGATCACTCCATAAAGGATGCAGAACAGAAAGTCAAAAGGGAGGGACTAAGAGAACTAGATACTGAAAGTAACAAGAAGTGCAAAGGAGAGTCTCCTGTACTTCCTAAAGGTGACTTGTCCCATAGTTCTTTTGGTTGCAAACGTTATAGCACTGGTTCTTCTGTAGATGGACCACTTGAGGATATGCCTGCACGTGCAGAGACAAATGttgaaaggaaggaaaagagcATTAATGAGTATAACAAGTCATGGGCTTCATGGGCACAATGCCTATATCACATTGCTATGCATCCTGATGAGCACAGAGAGGAAGTTATTGAACTATCGGAGTCCACTGTCACGATTTACGATCTATACCCTAAG GCAAAAAAGCACTTGCTGATAGTTGCTAGACTGCATGGACTGGATAGCCTTGCTGATGTGTGCAAAGAGCACATTCAATTGTTAAAAGAAATGCAATCCGTGGGGCTGAGGTGGGTGAAGAAATTTACATCTGAAGATCCATCAACTGGGTTCAGGCTTGGATATCATTCG GTCCCTTCGATGCGTCAgctgcatcttcatgtcatcaGCCAGGACTTTGAGTCTACATATTTAAAACACAAGAAGCATTGGAACTCCTTCAACACTCCGTTCTTCCGTGACTCGGTTGATGTGATTGAGGAATTAGAAAACCATGGTAAGGTCAGCATCAAGGAAGAGAGCTTCTTATCTATGGAATTACGTTGTCACAGGTGCCGAAGTGCACATCCTAATATCCCCCATCTCAAGTGCCATATCCAAAAGTGCAGTGCATCCTTCCCTGCAAGTCTGTTAACTCATGGGCGACTATACTATACGCTTCCCCAAAATTTAGGAAGTGATGGAGTATGA